ttaaatttaccgttaatcaatttaaatttattgtgcgtttactttaaaaaaactgTAATGTgaacaatataaaaaattgtaataaaatttgaGGAAAAAAGTTCTGAAAATTTGGTGGTGTTGACCGTTGAAATTATTGACTAGAAGATCATCTGGgcttctaataataataataaataataaatttgcaATAATGTTTAGAATATTCTCATATGAATTTTCCTCTTTAGCTATATTAAAGAGAAATTACTAATATTTATGCAAGACggaataatataaaaatgatttaattttttttcttttagaaatttgaaTTGGgtcaatttgataaaaattgaatatattCTTGGGTTGTGGATGATGCAAAGCATTGGTCACATTgaacaagaaaaaggaagatgctaaAGCAgacataaataataattttaatttataaaattaaatcaatggatttaatttctttttataataattcgtattttttaataagaaggctaaattattaaaaaaaattcaggaCGCAAGAAGGCTATTCCCTCCCGTTTTGACTATTTCGGTTTTTTTAGCTTCTagaagaatttttaattttaaaatttaaattctgtacgataattatttttaaaataatatttaatatttttaatttaaacaagcgattgatgaaatattttataaaaaaatattttttataatttttaattaattattatttaaatagttattcactaattataatattattaaataaaacctTTACAACCCTTTAACCTCTTCCGTGTTGGATTGTTGATTGCTATTgactatatttttcttttaattaaatatatattagttaattttatttttatataaaaattgattgacatttacataaataatatttaacacgTGAAtctttattaaaactataattatttaatttaatttaataaataaaattatattactcacttaaaaaatttaaattcgatcccatatttctatttaaaaattataattagttaactattaaatataataattaaagtgatcaaaataataaaaaatcagaaAAAAAGTCAGCAATTTCTATAAAATTCAGGCAggaaatattaattatgaaaaatcaaaatataaataaaattttaaattaaaagccaaataatatattcaacgttttcttttcattttggaTCAATAAACGTTTTCATTTCTTGCACTCAAAATAAAACTCTATCGtagttaattaaaaagaaattaacccAATGGTCATGACAtcatttttgaaattataaatttttgattaaaatataaaatgaagctaaattaaatattttataatttttttaaaaaatatatatatatcttttttataattaatggcCGCTGAGTCGATAACGTTCAAGTCGTAGTCAAGTCGTTAGAGGAGAGTCATAACTGAAATCCATCAGAGGCCATTATGTAAACTGATCAATTAGCGCGCAATCCAGTTTATAATCGGGCCGATCGAGCTGAACAGACTCATCAAAGAGGGACTCAATTTATATAACGTGATGGAGAGTAGGAGAGCAGATTCAATTATGCCTCGATCTTATTAGTACAAATACCGAAACAAAATTAAATAGCCGACTGGCGATGATGAAAAGATAGGTACACCCATTTATACACCTTTATATGATAACGACAGATAACACTATAATATAGAGTTATGGTTATGCGTCAATAGGgaataaaaggaaataaaagaagataacgtaaaatattcatattaaaattcaCTCATTCATATGAAAAATTTCACCTCTttcaaaatatcaaattatcaataattttatattttctatccGTGCATATTTTATTAagaatttactttaaaaattgaTTACATAATATTAAATAACCTATCAATTATACACTCACATGTTTACTCCACAATATGTGGATATAATTAACTTTTAGGAGATCACGGATTTAACACTTCAATTTCTATCTTTTgtctttgataaaaaaaataattatattaacatACTAAAATTCCATTTGTTTctgaatttttttatgtttgagtatttaaaaaaattgataagtagaaaaaattttcctagtaaaaaaagtaattgtgtataaatttattaatatttttatttttaaattataataaaacaataaataataagatattCCGTTAGAAAATATTGTGAAAAGTAATATTTTCTACAAATAAATGGGAGacaagtaaaataaattaaaagagaCGGTTAGGATCTGTAATCCAAATCAACAACAGGGAAAGAGGATTAGACTAGGAAAGAAAGGACGACTTCGGGTTGGCCCGTTTTGGCATGTGCCAGCCATAAGCCACCGCAGCACAAAAGGACTTCAAAAGTCTAAAGAACCATCTATCTCTCTAGaccaagttttaaaaaatataatatatatatatatatatagaaaatataaaaaatatttttgaaaattttttataaaaaatattttatgtcaaATTTTCATGTGAAAAGTGGAAGTTTTTTTCTCCAATTCGCCAATTTACCATTGAAAAGTTAAATCGGAGGAGATATTAACTTCGTTCACATGTCAAGCTTATATTAGAAATTAccaaattaaaagaaaagaaacataAGAAAATGGTTGGCAATTGGCGAATGGCAAAAAAATCCCAATTTTTCACGATTTGCGCGTAAGCGCAAGAGTCTGCTTTCCACCACCTTTCCCTTCAACGCGCACCGCCTACTATAAATTCCCTTCTCCGCATTCCTTCTTCAACCCAACAATCATTCATTTCTCTTTCTTGTTTCCTATAGCATATGTCTCAGAGACCTAACATTCCTCACTTCTCCTCTGTAGCCTTCGGTCTCCATTCCCATCTCCTGGTTTCCAGTGAGATGAACCCCAACTCCAACTGGTCCTCCTTTTCTCTTTAAACAATCCCATCTTtctttctctcatcttttcttttctttcttcctttcttttcccGGAAAAGATAACAAAAGCCCTGATTTTTGCCAATTCTTTAGTTTATTAACCAACTGAGATTGTTGTTTTGATTCTTGTTAAGCTTTTGAAAAATGGGTTTGAAAGGTTTTGTTGAAGGAGGCATAGCTTCAATTATTGCTGGGTGCTCCACCCACCCTCTGGACCTTATTAAGGTGCGTATGCAACTCCAAGGGGAAACACACGCACCAAATCCTGCCGCCGCACAGAGTCTCCGGCCGGCTCTTGCCTTCCACACCACCACTCCTGGAACCACCCTTCATGTGCCTCAACAACCATTCCCCACTCCAGTACCTCGTGTTGGTCCCATCACTGTAGGTGTCCGTATCGTCCAGCAAGAAGGTGTGGCTGCGCTTTTTTCAGGTGTTTCCGCCACCGTCCTCCGGCAGACCCTCTACTCCACTACCCGGATGGGGCTCTACGATATCTTGAAACAGAAATGGACTGATCCTAACACCAAAACCATGCCTTTAACCAGCAAGATTGTTGCCGGGCTTATAGCAGGTGGTATCGGTGCAGCCGTTGGAAATCCAGCAGATGTAGCGATGGTCCGCATGCAGGCGGACGGGCGTCTTCCACCAGCTCAGCGCCGGAACTACAAGAGCGTTGTCGATGCAATCACGCGCATGGCAAAGCAAGAAGGCATTACAAGCCTTTGGCGTGGGTCATCGCTGACGGTGAACCGGGCCATGCTGGTGACAGCATCGCAGCTAGCATCATACGATCAATTCAAGGAAACAATCCTGGAAAAAAGATTGATGAGCGATGGGCTTGGAACCCACGTGACAGCGAGTTTCGCTGCTGGGTTTGTGGCAGCGGTAGCATCGAACCCAGTGGACGTGATAAAGACAAGGGTGATGAACATGAAGGTGGAAGCAGGGGAAGCGCCACCGTATGCAGGGGCGTTGGATTGCGCGATAAAGACGGTGAAGGCGGAGGGGCCGATGGCGCTTTACAAGGGATTTATACCAACGATTTCAAGACAAGGCCCTTTCACGATCGTGCTGTTTGTGACATTGGAGCAGGTCAGGAAGCTGCTCAAAGATTTCTGATGTCGACGAAAATTGAACTTTTTATATCGGATCGAGTTTTTTGAAGGTTGGGTTTTGGAAATTCTCAaattgggtttttttttttaaaaaaaaataatttgttattttcagccaaaaaaataaattatagagaAGGAATTAAGATACCCAACTGAATTATCATGTAGTATTTTATCGGAAAAGATAGTAcaattcatttaaataaattcattgATGCTtgcattatttttcaaattcattGATGCTTTGATTGTAAGTAGAAATTAAGTTGTAATGTGATCTCAAAATAagtattttttcagtttgatttgattgaaATTGAACCAATTAATTATacactatttttaattatttttattatatgacgtgtatttttattgaatacACATGACATGCCACGTCAACTATTAGAACACActcatttgaaatttaaattcaaataaaattatcaaaacctTTTAAATTCTAGCTTATTGTGTCAAGTAGTTGATTTCTTGTGGCCGTGGGAAAGAGAATTGAATTGATATATACCAGCATTTTATTGATGGTACATATGATGGAAATGTAAGCACAAATTTTTGGACTGTCAGATGAGATGTTGATGATTTGATTTGTCTAGGTACATGAATGAATTGCTAATCTCTTTTAGAATCTTATTCTATACTTTACCATATTAATAATtatgcatttttttttcaaaaatatcatAGCCAAACCAATCATAAgttgagaaaaataatatttttaaatatattagttagagTACTAATTATCTAACAaaagatatattttataataatatttataattttttattttttatttaatttaaaaatattaatttttaaaatgacaattattgataaaaatgtgtttatacaaattattaattaaaatatataaaattaaattgaatttaaaaataaaatttaatcgtgtttaaaataaattcagatattattaatattaacgaTGGCAGGTCCAATTTCGGattcgataaaaaaaaaaaagatatttcaCATATAATCTGAATTGTAATTCAGAAATGGAGCTCCAAAAATTTTGCATTCATTGGGGCAAATGAAAATTTACCAGATGATGAGAATCCAATACTGTATTGTGTATTGCTGTGGGAAGGTGATGTCTTTTCAACTTTTCCTTGCTCAGCGCAAAATTGTTGAGCCAAAACAATGATGTGATCTGGTGTATGTACAGGGGAGCAAGACAAAAATCTTAATAATAAT
This genomic interval from Manihot esculenta cultivar AM560-2 chromosome 12, M.esculenta_v8, whole genome shotgun sequence contains the following:
- the LOC110628692 gene encoding mitochondrial uncoupling protein 5, with product MGLKGFVEGGIASIIAGCSTHPLDLIKVRMQLQGETHAPNPAAAQSLRPALAFHTTTPGTTLHVPQQPFPTPVPRVGPITVGVRIVQQEGVAALFSGVSATVLRQTLYSTTRMGLYDILKQKWTDPNTKTMPLTSKIVAGLIAGGIGAAVGNPADVAMVRMQADGRLPPAQRRNYKSVVDAITRMAKQEGITSLWRGSSLTVNRAMLVTASQLASYDQFKETILEKRLMSDGLGTHVTASFAAGFVAAVASNPVDVIKTRVMNMKVEAGEAPPYAGALDCAIKTVKAEGPMALYKGFIPTISRQGPFTIVLFVTLEQVRKLLKDF